Below is a genomic region from Panthera tigris isolate Pti1 chromosome E1, P.tigris_Pti1_mat1.1, whole genome shotgun sequence.
TCTCACAGAACAGTTAACAAAAGTGTCCCCTCACTGGCTTTCTTAACTTTGATTCCAAACCAAAGTAGAAAGCTGCCAGTCTGTTTCTGGAGCGTTACAGTTAACTCGGTGTCTTTGAGAAGAATCTGCTCCTGTGTCTCAGTAACAATGATGCACAGGACACAGATGCTAGCGATAGCTAccgttgagcacttactatatgccagggcCAGCCACTGCAGGCCGTCCTGTATATTAAGTCCATCTTTACATCCACCCAGTGACAGCAAGTATGGATAATAAACCTGAGGCACCCCAAGTTATACTCCAGTAAGTGTTGAAGCGGAGACTCAGACTTAAGAGTGGAACCGTGTATATGCTACATGCATATGTTCTATACTGCCTTGTGGCCTCTTTGTAGCATAAATCTCAGGTTTGTGTGCATAAATAGTACCACATGATCAGCTTTGAGCATTATCTGACTTCATTTCGAATATATTAGGGTTAATTCCCCCAAAACAGAATCACTGGGTTAAaagtcataaataaaacattttaaaatgattattactGTACctttttccataaaatataaaaatatcctgtTCCCATTGCAGCGCCCACTTCTGTTTCCAGTATATTGAGGCCCATTCTGTCCTCATGGGTATGCTTGTTTTTTAGGACCGAGGAAATAACAACAATGTAATGAGCAATTATGAGGCCTACAAGCCCTCCACAGGAGCCATGGGAGATCGGCTGACGGCCATGAAAGCAGCTTTCCAGGTCTGgatttaaacatataaacaagCTTTCACTGGTAACTCTTGGGCTGTGATGACGGGCCTAGTCTTTCTGAGATGATAGCTGGACTTATATGCTTGATGCTGGATTTAGAGCCTTCTCACTGCTTTCAGTTTTGAGTATAAACTTAGTGGTAGCTTACCTAGAGGTGTAGGTGTAGAAGCTAGGGAATCTCCTCCTGCTGGTCACTGACCTCCGTCATCCCAAAGCCCAGGACTGTTGTGCTGCAGCAGGGCTGgtgttccctccctgcctccacagcCAAGAGTTTGCCTGCCTCTAAGACTGTTGTAATCGGATTGAGAGTAATTGCCATTTTCCAGCTAAGACAAGTTTGATTCTGTAGTTCTTATGAATTCTGAACACATCTTCTATACTTAATCCTCCAGTTGGCTGGCTAACCAGCTGAGccttaatttatacattttatctgCCCTCAGTGATGTTTCAGTTAGATCCCTAGGTTTATTCTCTCTCATTAATAGAGGAACATAGAGACCACAGAGTAACGGGGCCATCAGGATGCTCAAATCATCGTGCCAGGATAGCATAGAATTTGTGTACCTTCTATTGCCAAGCTTACCTGTCCAATTTTCTTGAACCCGCTATCTTACCTACTCCTGTTGTCTCTCTTTTAGTCACAGTACAAGAGTCACTTTGTTGCTGCCAGCTTAAGCAACCAGAAGGCAGGAAGCTCTGCTGCTGGGGCAAGTGGATGGACTAGTGCAGGGAGCTTGAATTCTGTTCCAACTAATTCAGCCCAACAGGGCCATAACAGTCCAGACAGCCCCATTGCCAGCGCCGCCAAGGGCATCCCAGGCTTTGGCAACACCGGGAACCTCAGCAGTGCTCCAGTGACCTACCCTTCCACTGGAGCCCAGGGAGTCAACAACACAGCTTCAGGGAATAACAGCCGAGAAGGGCCTGGGGGAGGCaacgggaagagagagagatatactGAAAACCGGGGTGGCAGCCGCCACAGTCACGGAGAGAGTGGCAATCGGCATGGCGACAGCCCACGTCACGGAGATGGTGGTCGCCATGGAGATGGATACCGCTACCCAGAAAGCAGCAGCCGTCATGCTGATGGTCACCGTCACGGGGAGAACAGACATGGAGGAGGTGGAGGCCGACATGGAGAGAGCCGAGGCGCAAACGATGGTCGGAACggtgaaagcaggaaagaaggtTGCAGTCGTGAGAGCAAGGTGGACCCCAAGGTGGACAGCAAGATGGACAAGATGGACAGCAAGACAGATAAGACAGCTGACGGTTTTGCTGTccccgagccacccaagcgcaaGAAAAGTCGATGGGACAGTTAGAGGGTATGTGCTGAAGTGTGGAATcaattgtctttaattttatttttagaaagatttttggTAACTAGGTGTCTCAGGGCTGGGTTGGGGCCCACGGTATAAGGACCCCCTGCCCTTAGTGGATAGCTGGAGCTTGGAGACATTACCCTTTCATCTGGATCAGTTTTCAGATGTCTTCTTAGCAAGCTGCTTTGGTCCTTGGAAGCAGCGAGCGCTGGGAACTTCCTTTTGGGCTCTGGGTGAGTTGTCAAGGTCAGTTGGGAATACCTTGGAAGAAAGGGCCTTCTAGGGCACAAAACTCACTCTAGGTTTATATTATATGTAGCGTATATTTTTTACTAAACTGTCACCTTGTAAACATCTacaaataaaattccttttcttaGCTGTGTGGCCAGGCAGTCCCTTTTAGGAGTTGGCTTTCTGCAAACCCAACCCACTGAAGTGTTTATGTTAGAGATTTGGGGAAGCATTTTGGTGCTTCTAGACTTTGCAGGGAAGGGAGATGTCTGATTCTAAGCGGGAGTCCATGGTCAGGTTCCCCAGCCAGGTTTGTATCCAGTCCTGAGACAGGAAGCAGCAGCCGCCTGCCAGACCCAGAACCTCTGCCCTTCAAGAGGAAAAGATGATCCTGGAAACAAGACTGCTCCAGGTCTGAAGTGTTgctaaatttaaacaaaaactctgACAGCTTTTAAAGTgtcttctatttcattgtattttttttttaacttgccacAATGGTAGAAAAATCTTTTGCTGAaatgattttgatgatttttgtTCTATCttgtttataaaaggaaaagaaatatacatCCTTCGAATTTTGTGACTTTGTGAAGGTTTCTTTAAGATGTGCATTCCTTTCTGCTTGCTCTAGTAAATGTTTTACTACTGGGACCTGTGGATTGTTTGTCATTTGTACTTCACAGTGAGTACATACAAAGTAGGATTTAGAACAGTGCAGCACATGGTGTGAACACCCAGGTGTTCGAGTTAACGCTTAATGGGAACtaaaatgtcaggaaaaaaaagtaccCTGGTTTTTATTTGGATGactggaggaggctgggggaagaCCAGCGATACTGAATATGCCACCCCAACACTAACCTTAAAAAAAGGTATGTGTGCTCAATACCCCCACAGGACGGATCCGAGACCTGCCTTCAGGCAGGAGGACATCTCCTCACCACGCAGGACCACCTGGAGAGTTCTAGGCACCCCACCTGTGTGTCCACCCGCTGACCGGGATGCAAACGAGACTGTAGCTGGTACCAGGGGGGCCAGAATCACCCCTCTGAGTCCTCACACTGTCTTCTCAGAGGCTCTCTCTGCTCACTTCcgtctgtgttttttcttctgctctttccttTGTTGTGCTCTTTGGTCCTTCTTCATCCTGGAGTCCACCACTTTGAAGTGACCTCTGACCCCAGCTGGCCGGCGCACTTTGCGGCCCACACCTTTTTTGGCTACGACATAGGTGACTTGGCGTTTCTCCCTGCCGAGCCCAGCCTTCTTGTAGAGGCTGTAAATGCAAGGAACAGGTTCAAGGCTTCCTGCTACTTTTCAACCCCATGTACCTTTGAGGGTgatccctctccctcacctcctaaGCTGAGCCACTTTCTCTCGTTCAGAGATGTCCACGGTGTTCACCACAGCCTCTGCCTTCTTCTTGGTTTGCTCCAGCTTCTTTAGCATctgttgggtgggggtggggggtaggtgcTCAGCGAGACCTTCTCCCAGCTCCCTTCCCTGCACTCAGGCAGCCCCACTATTTACCCTCCTACCCTCCGTTTCTTTCTGGCTTTGGCCTCAGCAACTTTCTTGATGGGACGCGCATTGATTTCCCGCCAGCGTCTGCGGTAGTGTTCCACCTCCTTCTTGTCAATGGGCAGCTGCCGTACCCTGTGCTGCTTTTCCTCCTGCACAAACCACTCCGGGAGCTCTCCCTCCTCCTCGTTAAACGTATACCTAAGCAGAAAGAGAACGGCAGCCCTGAGGACCACTCCAGGCTTCCTAAAGCAGAAATCACCCCCTTACCCACCCCCAGTCAGGGCCACTTCTCATGACTTTCTGGCCCTCTTACCTGCTGAAGGAATCATCTATGAGGTCTCGTTTAGCCTTTTTGGAAGAAGCAATGATAGCACCTAGGGCAAGGCCCTCAGGGTCTAGTATCCTACGTTTCActagagagaaaaagggacaatGTCAAAGCCTCCTTCCTTACACGGAAACTTCCATTGTCGCCTCCCATTCCATAAGGCGTGGAGCTCACTTGGGTCCTCGATGGGCACAATCTCAAACCCGTCTTCATCTGACTTAGGCCCACGGCTTCgcttctttccatgctttggttCCCAACTGCAGAAGGGGGACAATCATGTACTGTTCTGCCACTCCCCAGACCCACTCCTGCCTCACGCCTCAATCACGCTTCCTATTTAAGACTTGAACTTCCAAAAACACCCTCCCAGGCTATACCGCACAGCACTTAAATCAGAACCGTTGGTACTTCTTAAAACTCACGGTCTACAGCCAAAGCTGAAAACCCCGAACGTGGAGAAACGGTCACAACCACTGCTTTTTCATCCCTTCTCCTGTCACCTGCAGGCACTCACCTCTCCCCATCCTCGCTGCTGCTGCTATCGCTGTCTGAGCTGCCATCTCTTTCTTCCCCGCCAGGCCCACTGGTGGCCTCTGCcggagcccctgcccctgctggatCCTTCTCCTGGCACGGGGGAGGTTTTTCCTCGGTCTTCAAACTGGAAGGAGGTGGCAGCTGCTGCCGCCCCTTCCGACGGCTCTCATACAACAGCTGGGCTTGACTGATCTCCAGGGCCTCATCCGCATCATCCTCAAGCCCACTGAAGCCATCCTGTGAATGAGAAGGGGAATATTCAAGCCGCCTTTCTCCCAGGGAACGCTCATTCCCTATCTTTCTGGGCTGCCAACCTCTTCTTACCTTAGAGAACCACAGACTGGCTTGTTCTTCCCGCAGTACCGTCCTTTCCTCCAGTGGTACCAGCAGCGgattctcctcttcttcctctttgtcccCATCTTCTACTTCAGCAAATCGTACACTGCAGACCCAAGGAGAATGGGTGGAGGATGGGTGCCCCGGAGGACCTGCTCCCTGACACCCTCTGGCAATGCCTACGACCAGCTGTGCTTCAAAACTCACACTGAGGGGGTCAGTACTCCCTCCTGCACGCGCACCGCCACCCTTACCGCTTTTGGTCCTTTAGACGCGGAGATCCTCCAACTCCCGCCAGCTCCTCTGGATCCAAGTCACTGTCCAGAGATGGGTCGTCATCCTCGACATCTGATACATAGATGTCATCCCTTGGCACATCAGACAGAAATGTGTCCGCAGCACTCATATCCCCTTGTGTTACCTCCTCTAACAACTAGAGTTTGACAGAAACAAAGAGATCAAGAGTACTCCTAAGGAACATACTACTGCTTCCCCCCCGCCCGGCTGTGTTATCAGCAGAGCTTGAAAACACGCTGTGGCAGATACAGAGAAGTGACAGGACTAAATGTTTAACACCTCCCGTTCTAGACCAGGCCACTATCCCACGCGCTGTCTTCCAATAGtaccagaaataaattttaaaaaacaccccAAAGCCTATATATAACATCAAATGTTAAAATAGTCTGAAACGCtggttattctttaaaaattactctcAGAAAGCACATTGCCTTCTGAAAATAAATCTACGAGTTTTGTTTCCACGGAATAAAAGAGCCCAGGCAACATACATCTAACAAGAATGATTTCGGTTACAAACTCAACCTCAAAATCCATTTTCCTAACAACAAAGCTAGCCGTTCTTGCGAGTTTACCACATTAGCGGTGATTATGCCTCAACCCTCTCTCGATTCATCCCCAAAACCCTGGTCAGTAGGTTCTATTAttctttcacagagaaggaaactaaggcaaagaACTCCTCTGGCAGTCTGCTCCAGAACCAccgtgctctctccctcctgcacTTGTACCAAAGATGACCTGGTTTCCCTTCCCACAAGGGCCGCAAAAGTTCACTGTGCTTGTTGATGCTGCTTTTATGATAGAAAAGCAGGTTCTCCAGTATTTGGCAGAAAGCACCACCTAGCAGCCTATGGCGTCAAGGTGCTAACTTGGTCTTGGTGAACGGAAGAACGCTGCCCTCCTCCGAAGGAAACCATCATGCGTCCTGGTATCCCAGTTACCCTGGCTCTATCTACTAGCACCTAAGCTTACTGCAAAGAGTCTCTTAGTTCTAATATTCTAGTTCTATGAGAATAAATGCACATCCCACTCATAAACGTTCCTGAGCTTATCATTTTAAATGTCCTTAAacgttacttatttttttgatcgtgcaagcaggggaggggcagagagacagagaatgtgaagtgggctctgagctgtcagcacagagcctgatgtggggctcaaactcacaaagcccaagatcatgacccgagccgaagtcggacgctcaaccgaccgagccacccaggtgcccctaatctcgTCATTTTAGTCGTATGTTTCTTCCTGGCTTTTCAGGCACAAAGCTCTGGGTCCTTtcccctgtctcctctcccccaaAATGAGGCCCCTCTCATTTTATGGGTGAACACAGCAAACGTGAGCCATGAACATTCAGCACACTTAAAACAGACATTCAGTGCCCCCCCACGTCCAAATACCTAGTGAGATCATTCGGTCTCCTCAGTGTGCCCTAACCCCACCCTCACCTGGTGACCCCGGATGGTGCGCAGGGAGAACATGCCAGTCTCCCCCTCATCTGCAATAGAAACCCCAGGAAGGTCCATCTTCAGCTCCACACGCTCCCGCTGTTTCCTCTGCTCACGCAGcagcttctttttcttcctgagggGACGGACAATTGAGGAATCCTGCCTGCCCAGCTCTAAAGGTTCCCCATCTGTgccttcaccccctcccccagcttcacACACCGAGGCGCTCCGCAGCGGGGCTCCCCAAacgcctccccactcccctcacctCTTTAATTCCGCCACCTCCTGGGCCTTCATCTCCGCCAGGGTCCGGTCGAGTtgctcctcctcttctgcctcctccgAGGGCTGCCGCACAGTCCCGGCCGTTGACTCTTCAtcagcctcctcctcttcctctcccgaGCTAAGACTGACCGCGGGGTCCAAGCACTTTGCTTATTTCCTCAACACGCTTCCCCACCGACACACAGTCAACACCTACCCTGGTCTAATTCCCTCCTCACCTGATGTCCATTGCCTTCGCCTGCTCTTTCAGCTTCTTGGCCACGTGCCGCCGAAGCTTCGTTCTCCAGTTCAGCAGGGATCTGCCCCAGAAATACCGTTACTGACCCTGCCGTTTCCCTCTTCGCCCCTGCCCCCTTTTTGGCCCCGCCCTCCCAATCTCTAGCACAGCAGCATCCTGTTCCCAAAAATCCGACGCTAGCTGAATTCCTCAAATGACGCCTTGAGGAAGAAACCGCTGCTGCGTCTTCAAAGGCCTTTCCCTGCCTTTGGGGCTCCTGGCACCTATGCCCGCCCCTGCCACACACCTAAGTTCCTTGCGCCCTAGCACTTTGATGTCCTGACAGCAGGCCCGCACATCCTCAGTGGTGGCTGGATGCTGTGCCAACTCTTCATCATCTAGCAAGATCTGTTTGGGAGTAAAGAAAGGAATCGGGAGATTTGGGGCTCACGTTTCTGAGGCTTCCTTCCACCCCTCAAATCTCAGGACTCACTTCGCTGGCTTTGGAGAGGAAGTCAACAGGGTTGGCAGCTCGGAGAAAGTCGGTGACTGAAGTTCGGTGATAAAGGGTGAGGTCGCCCTCAGCATAGCCTTCAGCCttagggaaggaaataaagaaagttaaaaaggcCCTTCTAAGCTGTCTATGAGAACCACCAGGCCCAACCTCCCCTGAGTTCCAGAACCTGAGAGTGGTCCCATTCCCCAAACACACCTTTGGCTTCTTCTTAGTCACCAATTCGGTAACAGTCTTGGCCTGAACTTCAATCTCCTTGAAGGCAAATTTGGGGTCAAAGAATTTACTGTCAACCTTGTCAGGAGCCAGGAATCCTAAGACGATACGATATATAAGCAAGTGTGCTTTGGCAGCTAAGAAACCGAGTCACGAGAACAAAAATGCGATGCCCACCCTGGCAGACTACAAAGATCTCCGCAGATTCATGGCGGGAGGCTTGGGGCTTAGTGGCCTGGACACGGCGAAAGAGCTGCTGGAAGATCCACAGTAGGGGCTGATAGTCACGAGAGCGAAAAACCTTTGTGATAAAGCAGCCACCGCGGGCCAGAAAATCACAAGCCAAACGCAGAGCCATCAGTGTCAAGTGGgctgtgggaaagagagaattagCTGAGGACCTCTGCAGCCTGAGAGGGCTTGCCCACCTCCACTCTCCTCTCCAGGCCCCCCACTCTTGGCACCTTGTGAATAGGCATCGTGGACCCAGCTAGCCCCAACGTTGGGGGCCCCATCGTTGAGCACAACATCAACTTTCCAGGTCTTCAGCTCCTTCTTCAGGGCCTACAGAGAAGAAGAGGGACTAGAGCAACAGGAACACAGAAATGGCTATGAACGGGGTCTCTGACCCAGTGATTTGTCTACCCAGTCACTTGCTGAATGCCCACAATGGGCCCAatcctgtgccaggcacaggagacgcaatgataaaaatatataatagtaaaataataacaacaacaacaatacatCTTCAAGGGAGTTACATTCTACTAGGAAGCCTACTGGAAAAGATTTCAATGATATCTCCGCACTTCCAATTCTAAACACCTCATTcctgattaaaataaaacctgCAGTGGAGACTAAGCATATCACGAGCCTCGTCATGCAGAATGTGCAGACACTGCTCAAGGCATGTTACACAGAAAAAAGCTTGCGTTCAGGGGATCTGGGTAGTGAGAAGTCAGATGTGGCTGCGTGCATgtaaaccagagagagagagagagagagagacagagagacagagagattccTGTTACCTGCCTACAGCGTTCCGTTGTGATGTCCTCCTGGAGTGTCACCACATTGGGAAGAGGCTTGATTGGAACCAGGTCCACTCCTGGAAGAAATCAGGTCAGAGAATTCCAAAAGCCTGCCTCaagcagggagaaagaaaacGTAGAACACAATCAGTATCTCACACTCCCACCCCTTTAAACCCTCAGGAGGGCCACCTGTTACTCACCCACAATAAGGCTGGATACAGGCATAAACTTAGCAGCCACCTGCAACCTATAAAAGAATAATAACGATTAAAATAATCCAAGACcgttccttttcctctcttgacAATGTGAACTCTCACCATGTGTATTAGAACCGCTATCAGGTGCACTGGCCAGAGCATGTAAAATACACGTTTCAAACCTTTTCTTTGCGACCCACGTCTACAATAGAGAAGTTTGAGGCTGATATTGTTACcgcattcctccctcccccaatgCAACTCTCAGTCCTCCAAGGCCGGAAACCAAGGAACAGCCATGAAGAGCCACAGGTACCGGCTGTTACGCACCATCCCCCTGGCGCAGCACACAGGTCCAGCAAGGCTCGGGCTTTCTGCAGGAACTGAAAGCGGCGATTTAACTGGATCAGCTTGAAAGCAGAGCGGGAGCGGTAACCTGGGGGCACCGACAAAACGTTAAACTCGGCGGGGCGTTTTCCCAGGAGTTCTGCGGTCTCACAACCCACCACCCCGTCTTCAAAATTCAAACTCAATATTCGGAAAGGGGCGAATCGAAAAGGTCATTCGTTCGCTCTCTCCCTTGGTGGCAACGGCGCGGGCCCTGACTCACCGGTCTCCTTCGCCAGATGATAGAACTTGTCCCTCCGGCTCTTCCCGACTTTGCCTTTCTTGCCCATGGTGGAACGGGGTGTGTGGGAGTAGTGTCACTCAATCTGGAAACAAGGTAGAAATCGAAAAGCCTCTTCCCGAAGCGCTACAATCCACTTCGGTGCGGCAAACACCGACCCCCAGCACCTTTTTCACTACTCGGGTAGCGGCACGTGTGGGCAGCACACGTACTTCCGCTTCCGCTTGCGTCGCTTGCGTCCCCGGCTCCAAGTGTCCGCCATTTTGAGCGTGGCCTCAAGTACAGTAAGTTGGAAGTTGGGGCCAGAGGAACAGATTACCTGAATTAAAACTGAGTTACTAGGGAGCAAAATTTAGGAATTCTGTGGCCTCTTCATCTCTTTCCAAAGCGCCTGACCTCGCGTAGCCACCTTCCCATCATGGCCTCTGTTTTTGTAAACTTCTCGCCGCACAACCCGCCCATTGACCCGGAACTCTTCTCTGCCAGGGTTGTCGGGCCCCTAACCCCTGCTTCTGCGCCTGCGCGCCAAGGCGGCTCAGATGCCGGCGGTCTCTgcgggagagggaagatggcgctTGACGGACCGGAGCAGGTATGGCGGCTGCGGCGGCCGGGCGGGGACTGGGGGCTCGATGCGAAGAAGGCGTGATCCGAGGTGGACTGCCAGCTGGGGGCAAGAGGGTCGGGTGAGTCGGGGTTGGGCGGACCAATCCAGAGGGGGCCCTGCCTGGGACTGGATCTGCTGTGTCAGTGCCGCCCCCGGCGGGTAAGGGCCGGGAGAGAAAGACGGGACCCCGTGGAAGCcagagtgggtgaggggaagggtggGAACGGAAACCGGCCCGTCCGCGAGTCGCAGGAGGCAGGGCTCCCGATCCTCCTGGTGGCTCCGCTTGTAAGTAATGATACCTCGGGTTTCTGTAGCGCTTGATTCGTTACAAAGCACTCCCGTGTATGTTGTCTCTTGATCCTCCTGAAAGTCTTATGAGGTAGGCGGCACTCTTATTCTGCTTTTAGTTTAGTCATGGGGAGTGGAGGGTTCTAAAGAGATGGACTGAGAAATTCGAACCCACATCATTCCTCCAAAGTCCGGGCTGGAAATGGGATTTTCCCTTGGATTTTTAGCCTTTTCAATAATTACACCGTGTCTTCAGATGGAGCTGGAAGAGGGAAAAGCAGGCAGTGGACTCCGCCAATATTATCTGTCCAAGATTGAAGAATTGCAGGTGAGGACGGACTCCAGAGGTCCAGAGGCATCCCCCTTCTAGGTAGAAAGGGGTGAAGGATTGATGGAGCATGTGTCTACCAATCCATATTATTCCCCTGGGGGCGCAGTGGAAGAAATAACTAGTCAACCATAACAAGTATACAAGTTGTCTCTGGTTTCTCTTCGCTCCCACCCCTTTGAAAGTAATCAATATTCAGTTTATTATACATCGTGAAGAGTCAAATTTTAACCTAAAAGGTTCCTTTTAGCCAAAGATCGTTCTTTTTAGAAGAAGCCTGAATGAGTGGGTTTCTTATAAAAGAGAAGACAAGCTCAGAAAAGATTTAGCACACTGGGGTTGGGGCAGGgtgagaggaggagggcagaCAGTTGCCCAGTCTGTATAATGCTGATTCCATGGGACTGAATGAAAATTGGGCAACCCAGAGCTCTAGCCGACAGATCGAGCAAGAACTACAGCAATGAGGAAAATATTGAAGGATAATATTGAAGGAAAATGTTGAAGGACAACCACAAGGACAATTTCTGAACTCTTGGTACTTCTGCAGCTATCAGGTTTATCATTTTTGAAGTGCTTTTACAGGTGATTTCGTTTGTTCTTCATGCTAGTCCTGAAAAGAGGCAGGATAGGTGATGTTATCCATGTGTACTTACAGTTTGGTAACAGACCTTTTAAATGGCTTTCCTTAGCTTTATCTACCTATTAATTGGCAGCAGTGGGGTTAGAATTTAGCCTTCTGACCCAATGATCTTTTCACTCTACCATGTTATTGACCCGTGAGAAATTAACTATGACAGCCAGCTGTAACATTTCTCCATTAGGGCTTATTATTCCTGGACCAGCATTAGGACAACTAGCCTGTTTTGAGGCCTGCCCTTGGTCCCAGGGGGAATCTTGGAAGAAAGGATAGCGTCATTAGGATCATGTTAGACAATCTGTAACGTTCAGGTGCCTTGTACTCTTCTGTCACTCGGCTCATACCAGCCTTGAGGATCTTAGCCAAGAGTTGAATCTTctaatattttctgttctgtttcttatcCTCTACAGCTGATTGTGAATGACAAGAGCCAGAATCTCCGGAGGCTGCAGGCACAGAGGAATGAGCTTAATGCGAAAGGTGAGGAGGAAAAGATGGGAAGACTATATGGGCATTTTGTCCGAGGTCTGATTGTTCAGATTTCCCTAAATTGAGACGTCACATTTGGTGCTTATTGTTTTCTCCTAGAGTCCAAGGTCATGCTTTGCACTGTTTTATGGTTGTTCATGCGCATGCCTCTCCTGAGCTCCGTTGTAACTCCCTTGAAGACCTAagttttgactttctttttgtGGCCTTTCTTCCAAAACTTTAAAATGGTGCTTAATTCACGCATACTGAATTGACTCACGGGAGAGGGGACACCAAAGCAGCTGAGTGACCCCTGACTCTTTCCCATCCAGTTCGCCTACTGCGGGAAGAGCTACAGCTGCTGCAGGAACAGGGCTCCTATGTAGGGGAAGTAGTCCGGGCCATGGATAAGAAGAAAGTGTTGGTTAAGGTAAAGGCACCATGGCCCCCAGGAAGCAGCCCAATGCCCAGGGCGTTCCCATACCTTTGTGTGTAGCCTTGCCGGGACACCTGTTACTGTTCTTTTAGGACTCCTAGGTCTTCCTGGGCAAGGTGGGTGGTTTAGTGGCCGTCGGGAAAGGTCACGAGCCCTCGTTTCTTTAGGTGCATCCCGAAGGCAAGTT
It encodes:
- the FTSJ3 gene encoding pre-rRNA 2'-O-ribose RNA methyltransferase FTSJ3; this encodes MGKKGKVGKSRRDKFYHLAKETGYRSRSAFKLIQLNRRFQFLQKARALLDLCAAPGGWLQVAAKFMPVSSLIVGVDLVPIKPLPNVVTLQEDITTERCRQALKKELKTWKVDVVLNDGAPNVGASWVHDAYSQAHLTLMALRLACDFLARGGCFITKVFRSRDYQPLLWIFQQLFRRVQATKPQASRHESAEIFVVCQGFLAPDKVDSKFFDPKFAFKEIEVQAKTVTELVTKKKPKAEGYAEGDLTLYHRTSVTDFLRAANPVDFLSKASEILLDDEELAQHPATTEDVRACCQDIKVLGRKELRSLLNWRTKLRRHVAKKLKEQAKAMDISLSSGEEEEEADEESTAGTVRQPSEEAEEEEQLDRTLAEMKAQEVAELKRKKKKLLREQRKQRERVELKMDLPGVSIADEGETGMFSLRTIRGHQLLEEVTQGDMSAADTFLSDVPRDDIYVSDVEDDDPSLDSDLDPEELAGVGGSPRLKDQKRVRFAEVEDGDKEEEEENPLLVPLEERTVLREEQASLWFSKDGFSGLEDDADEALEISQAQLLYESRRKGRQQLPPPSSLKTEEKPPPCQEKDPAGAGAPAEATSGPGGEERDGSSDSDSSSSEDGESWEPKHGKKRSRGPKSDEDGFEIVPIEDPMKRRILDPEGLALGAIIASSKKAKRDLIDDSFSRYTFNEEEGELPEWFVQEEKQHRVRQLPIDKKEVEHYRRRWREINARPIKKVAEAKARKKRRMLKKLEQTKKKAEAVVNTVDISEREKVAQLRSLYKKAGLGREKRQVTYVVAKKGVGRKVRRPAGVRGHFKVVDSRMKKDQRAQQRKEQKKKHRRK